From a single Spongiibacter taiwanensis genomic region:
- a CDS encoding type IV pilin protein: MRRSSTGFTLIEVMITVAIIAILIAVAMPAYRDHVVRSNRSAAAAYVMEVAALQERNFLDERAYATSMSDLGASVPPEVSAHYTITTSANNGATPPSYTVSAAPSGSQATDDDCGTLTLNSQGVKGYASGATRCWD, translated from the coding sequence ATGAGACGTTCCAGCACGGGGTTTACCCTGATTGAAGTGATGATTACGGTGGCAATCATTGCCATTTTAATTGCCGTGGCAATGCCGGCCTATCGGGATCACGTGGTGCGCAGTAATCGCTCTGCGGCCGCCGCTTATGTGATGGAAGTTGCCGCGTTGCAGGAGCGCAACTTTCTCGACGAGCGGGCTTACGCAACGTCAATGAGTGATCTTGGCGCCTCGGTGCCGCCGGAAGTTAGTGCTCACTACACCATCACGACCTCTGCCAACAATGGCGCGACCCCTCCTAGCTACACCGTTTCTGCCGCGCCTTCTGGCAGTCAGGCCACCGATGATGATTGTGGCACCCTGACCCTCAATAGTCAGGGGGTGAAAGGGTATGCTTCGGGGGCGACCCGATGTTGGGATTGA
- the pilV gene encoding type IV pilus modification protein PilV: protein MTNRNIQSGFTLIEILVALVVLLVGMMGAAGLMVRTVQQEAEAYQRLQALNLLQDMVDRINANRGVAACYSYEANGSTLGYGVTSLTSCTLGDAAQQSIANTDLAEWNDLLQGNSEQIGSAKVGAMVGARGCVRQISAADQTYRITVAWQGMGETVTAPAANLCGKDLYGDEKLRRIVSAVIRIGDLS from the coding sequence ATGACTAACAGAAATATTCAGTCAGGTTTCACCCTCATTGAAATTCTGGTCGCGCTAGTGGTCCTGCTAGTGGGAATGATGGGCGCTGCGGGTTTGATGGTCAGAACGGTGCAGCAGGAAGCGGAGGCCTATCAGCGTCTGCAGGCGCTCAATTTGTTGCAGGACATGGTTGATCGGATTAATGCAAACCGCGGTGTCGCCGCCTGCTATTCCTACGAGGCAAATGGTTCAACGTTGGGTTACGGCGTAACGTCCTTAACGAGCTGCACGCTCGGCGATGCGGCGCAGCAGAGTATTGCCAATACCGATCTTGCCGAGTGGAATGACCTTTTGCAGGGGAATTCTGAACAAATCGGCTCGGCAAAGGTGGGGGCGATGGTAGGGGCGAGAGGCTGCGTCAGGCAGATTAGCGCCGCTGACCAAACTTACCGCATTACGGTAGCCTGGCAGGGAATGGGCGAAACGGTAACGGCACCGGCGGCTAATCTGTGCGGAAAAGATTTGTATGGCGATGAGAAATTAAGACGCATTGTCAGTGCGGTAATTCGAATCGGAGACCTGTCGTGA
- a CDS encoding type IV pilin protein, with product MSARGFTLMELMITVAIVGILAGIAYPSYLAQVAKARRNEATSALLAGAQALERYYSTNGRYTTTAAGNTLPSVYPTQVPESGSAYYTIAPSGTPTANTFTLQATRAGAMSGDDCGNFALDETGAMSLKGKPGGSSKTLADCWRR from the coding sequence ATGAGTGCACGCGGCTTTACCCTGATGGAGCTGATGATCACCGTGGCCATTGTGGGCATTCTGGCTGGCATCGCCTACCCCAGTTACCTGGCACAGGTGGCTAAGGCCCGACGCAATGAAGCTACCAGTGCCTTGCTTGCCGGTGCCCAGGCGCTGGAGCGCTACTATTCCACCAACGGCCGTTATACCACCACCGCTGCCGGGAATACCCTGCCGTCGGTGTACCCCACCCAGGTGCCAGAGAGCGGCTCCGCCTATTACACCATTGCTCCCTCGGGCACACCCACCGCGAATACTTTCACCCTTCAGGCGACCCGGGCCGGCGCGATGAGTGGCGACGACTGCGGTAATTTCGCTTTGGATGAAACCGGGGCAATGTCCTTGAAAGGCAAGCCTGGCGGGTCGAGCAAGACCTTGGCAGACTGCTGGCGTCGCTGA
- a CDS encoding PilW family protein — protein MRSEALKRQRGLSLLELLVAMSLGAFMLLGIISLVASVSSTRTELANTSDQIENGRYAIEVFNEDVSLAGFYGNYHPGLGAVTYTQPDPCVTTVANLGFNSVAVPVQMPLPVNGFPYDSATSAPGLTVPTCFSAQWKDKSEILIVRHVDPNSVAVTAANIPAANTTPYLQISGCNLDSVSFRFSTDRTALDMRENGCTTSAATLSEAWPYTVRAYFISPCNDCSGGGDGIDSLKVYEYAGGSGATRTLVENVEDIHFEYGLDLNGDGGPDCYVANPTVDTKPAACPAGASYEWEATDSLNWQNVVSVQVKMLVTGGQSSGVNVNNKTYNLGREVLGPYSDGIRRQVYSTVIMLPNVSGVRE, from the coding sequence ATGCGGTCGGAAGCGCTCAAGCGTCAGCGGGGCTTGTCTCTGCTCGAGTTGTTGGTCGCCATGTCATTGGGCGCATTTATGCTGCTCGGCATTATCAGCCTCGTTGCATCGGTGAGTTCAACTCGCACCGAGCTGGCCAATACCTCCGATCAAATCGAAAACGGCCGCTACGCCATTGAGGTATTTAATGAAGATGTGTCCTTGGCCGGTTTCTATGGCAATTATCATCCTGGTTTAGGCGCCGTCACCTACACCCAGCCTGATCCCTGCGTTACTACGGTCGCCAACCTGGGCTTTAATAGTGTGGCGGTCCCGGTGCAAATGCCGCTACCGGTCAACGGCTTTCCCTATGACAGTGCTACCTCAGCACCCGGCTTGACGGTCCCCACGTGCTTCAGTGCGCAGTGGAAGGATAAGTCTGAGATATTGATTGTGCGCCATGTTGACCCTAACTCGGTGGCAGTCACTGCAGCAAATATTCCGGCCGCTAATACGACTCCCTACTTACAAATATCCGGCTGTAATTTGGACTCGGTCAGTTTCCGTTTCAGCACGGACAGAACCGCGCTGGACATGCGTGAAAATGGCTGTACCACGTCTGCAGCGACGCTGTCGGAGGCTTGGCCTTATACCGTCCGGGCCTATTTCATCTCGCCGTGCAACGACTGCTCTGGTGGTGGCGACGGCATCGATAGCCTCAAGGTATATGAATACGCCGGCGGCAGTGGTGCCACACGTACTTTGGTGGAAAATGTTGAGGATATCCATTTTGAGTACGGCCTGGATTTGAATGGGGATGGGGGGCCGGATTGCTATGTGGCGAATCCGACGGTGGACACCAAGCCTGCCGCCTGCCCGGCGGGTGCCAGTTACGAGTGGGAGGCAACCGACAGCCTGAATTGGCAAAACGTGGTGTCGGTGCAAGTGAAAATGCTGGTGACGGGTGGTCAGTCCTCCGGGGTGAATGTCAACAACAAGACCTACAACCTCGGTCGCGAGGTGCTAGGCCCCTACAGCGACGGTATTCGGCGGCAGGTTTATTCCACCGTGATCATGTTGCCGAATGTCTCGGGAGTCAGAGAATGA
- a CDS encoding PilX N-terminal domain-containing pilus assembly protein: MNSVMGSRQQGVVLIVVLIMLGIFSVIVASMLTSSNINFKIAGNQQYRVEAKFAARNALETYISNPANFSLPLPTTNSNIQSDFDGDGVADMVAVVPPPTCLRIAPVLRSELSYPKDKECIRTAQEIDPNIFRDDEGTASVTNSGCVKMTWDVQANVTDSVTGANLEMHQGVYVRAALGTTCI, translated from the coding sequence ATGAACAGCGTTATGGGTAGCCGTCAGCAAGGGGTCGTGCTGATCGTCGTGCTGATCATGCTGGGGATCTTTAGCGTGATTGTGGCCAGCATGCTGACCTCATCCAATATCAATTTCAAAATTGCGGGCAATCAGCAGTACCGAGTGGAAGCCAAGTTTGCGGCCAGAAATGCGCTGGAAACGTATATTTCCAACCCGGCAAACTTCTCCCTGCCACTGCCGACGACCAACTCGAATATTCAAAGTGATTTTGATGGCGACGGAGTAGCCGATATGGTTGCGGTGGTCCCACCGCCAACCTGCTTGCGCATCGCACCCGTGCTGCGCTCTGAGTTGAGTTATCCAAAGGACAAAGAATGTATTCGGACAGCACAAGAAATTGATCCCAATATCTTTCGGGATGATGAAGGGACCGCGTCTGTAACAAACTCCGGCTGCGTCAAGATGACCTGGGACGTACAAGCCAATGTGACCGATTCTGTGACCGGGGCAAATCTCGAAATGCATCAGGGGGTGTATGTGAGAGCCGCCCTGGGAACAACCTGCATCTGA
- a CDS encoding GspH/FimT family pseudopilin, with translation MLGLRQRSSTSGYTLLELMVTLAIVAILASVAVPSFTDFVRSQRLRSVAVDLNSSLQLARSEAVKRNTNVTVARGGSSWVDGWTVAVGGTTLRSQGAVSGVNITGSANSFNFRSNGRIDNTVNFALVSDGNASLAKCLRVSLSGSSVVDDGGC, from the coding sequence ATGTTGGGATTGAGGCAGCGATCATCCACATCGGGCTACACCCTGCTGGAGTTGATGGTGACATTGGCTATTGTGGCCATTCTGGCGTCGGTTGCGGTGCCCTCCTTTACTGATTTTGTCCGATCCCAGCGTCTGCGCAGCGTGGCTGTCGATCTGAATTCCAGCTTGCAGCTTGCTCGCAGCGAAGCGGTCAAGCGAAACACAAATGTGACCGTTGCGCGTGGGGGAAGCAGCTGGGTCGACGGCTGGACTGTAGCGGTGGGCGGCACGACCTTGCGCAGCCAAGGCGCTGTCTCGGGCGTCAATATTACTGGCAGTGCGAATAGCTTTAATTTCCGTAGCAATGGTCGAATCGATAACACGGTTAACTTTGCGCTGGTGAGTGACGGCAACGCCAGCCTGGCGAAATGTTTGCGCGTTTCGCTCAGCGGCAGCAGCGTGGTAGACGATGGGGGTTGTTAA